In a genomic window of Trachemys scripta elegans isolate TJP31775 chromosome 12, CAS_Tse_1.0, whole genome shotgun sequence:
- the LOC117885574 gene encoding olfactory receptor 11A1-like, producing the protein MEKGEGENQTSISEFVLLGFGNLPGLQILFFSLFLGIYIVTMAANSLIVALVVADQHLHSPMYFFLGNLSCLEICYSSTILPRMLASFLTGDRTVSVTGCMVQFYWFGVLLTVECYLLASMSYDRYLAICKPLYYAALMNGRFCMQLAAGSWLSSFIILAMIIYLVSQLAFCGPNEIDHFLCDLTQMINLSCSDTGLVNLVTLIFSSTNIILPFLLTLTSYAYIISTILRISSTTGKQKAFSTCSSHLIVVTIYYGTLITVYMLPNTGALRILNKFVSILYTVLTPLINPLIYSLRNKEVKEALRRAQQKYRVSHQF; encoded by the coding sequence ATGGagaaaggagaaggggaaaatcAAACGTCTATCTCAGAATTCGTCCTGCtgggatttgggaatctccctggACTGCAAATTCTGTTCTTCTCGCTATTTCTAGGGATCTACATAGTCACCATGGCTGCGAACTCACTCATTGTTGCactagttgtggctgatcagcaccttcacagccccatgtacttcttcctggggaatttGTCCTGCTTGGAGATCTGCTACagctccaccatcctgcccaggatgctggccagtTTCTTGACTGGGGACAGAACTGTTTCTGTTACTGGCTGCATGGTTCAGTTTTATTGGTTTGGTGTCCTATTGACTGTTGAGTGTTATCTCCTAGCTTcgatgtcttatgatcggtactTAGCGATATGCAAACCCCTGTACTATGCAGCACTTATGAATGGCAGGTTCTGTATGCAGCTAGCAGCTGGATCTTGGCTAAGTTCATTCATCATTCTTGCTATGATAATATATTTGGTGTCACAATTAGCCTTTTGTGGCCCTAATGAAATTGATCATTTCCTCTGTGATCTCACCCAAATGATTAATCTCTCCTGCAGTGACACTGGTCTGGTTAATCTGGTGACCCTCATCTTCTCTTCCACAAACATCATTCTACCATTTCTTTTGACCCTGACATCTTATGCTTatatcatctccaccatcctgagaatcTCTTCCACCACTGGGaagcaaaaggccttttccacctgctcctcccatctTATCGTTGTGACAATTTACTATGGGACTCTAATAACTGTCTACATGTTACCAAACACCGGAGCACTCAGAATCCTAAACAAATTTGTTTCTATCCTTTACACTGTCTTGACACCCCTGATCAATCCCCTCatttacagcctgagaaacaaagaggtaAAGGAGGCCCTGAGGAGAGCCCAGCAGAAATATCGGGTTTCCCATCAATTCTGA